A window of Pomacea canaliculata isolate SZHN2017 linkage group LG3, ASM307304v1, whole genome shotgun sequence contains these coding sequences:
- the LOC112559009 gene encoding uncharacterized protein LOC112559009, translated as MENEMMINSQGSSDVRDHLLSSVNVVTVCDLIVKNNTKKYRERLHTDIVNSIHFHRMPSEGVRKHDSQARRTRTIVRYEMCMPSTNKWIIKPEKSPPPHIRRLFEQPVLSNYDTTLKELSEFLRSNQRVPPLPSDENLDEKLHEGVSTETPELSSLQKEPSVSTHKGSQSSLPGSSLSNVVQGEERTQMEDTQENTKSVPSEVKVSTPKGSQSSLPVSSHSNVVQGEERIQMEDTQENTKSVPSEVKGDGSELLCSVDSETPTHELERMSSSSLCKKDQPDEDLEKRLLSPLEENPVVLEDTTGNLTEQLCEEQGETSKIVKKNALLLACPLPPPGTPSCSSSREGREGSSRFAGSSEGVRYFQNFVPKRNPNSALPNTQFIEFKTSSPES; from the exons ATGGAGAACGAAATGATGATCAACTCTCAGGGAAGTTCAGATGTGAGAGATCACTTGCTGTCATCGGTTAATGTTGTGACCGTTTGTGATCTGATCGTCAAAAATAACACCAAGAAGTATCGCGAGCGTTTACATACAGACATAGTGAACAGCATTCATTTCCATCGAATGCCCAGTGAAGGCGTCAGAAAACATGATAGCCAAGCCAGGAGAACACGTACTATAGTCCGTTATGAAATGTGTATGCCATCAACGAATAAGTGGATAATTAAGCCAGAAAAAAGTCCTCCGCCACACATCAGAAGGTTATTTGAACAGCCAGTCCTGTCAAATTATGACACTACCTTAAAAGAGCTCAGTGAATTCTTGCGTTCTAACCAACGAGTGCCACCTCTTCCTTCTGATGAAAATCTGGACGAAAAACTCCATGAGGGTGTTTCAACGGAAACTCCAGAACTATCATCGCTTCAAAAGGAACCGTCAGTCTCGACACATAAAGGTAGTCAATCGTCCCTGCCAGGGTCATCACTTAGTAATGTAGTCCAAGGTGAAGAAAGAACACAGATGGAAGATACCCAAGAGAATACAAAATCTGTCCCAAGTGAAGTAAAAGTCTCGACACCTAAAGGTAGTCAATCGTCCCTGCCAGTGTCATCACATAGTAATGTAGTCCAAGGTGAAGAAAGAATACAGATGGAAGATACCCAAGAGAATACAAAATCTGTCCCAAGTGAAGTAAAAGGCGATGGGTCGGAATTACTGTGTAGTGTGGACAGTGAGACACCAACCCACGAGTTGGAAAGAATGTCTAGCTCATCCTTGTGCAAAAAAGACCAGCCGGACGAAGACCTCGAGAAGAGACTCCTCAGCCCGCTGGAAGAGAATCCGGTTGTTTTGGAGGACACTACTGGGAACCTCACGGAACAGCTCTGCGAAGAACAAGGAGAGACGAgcaaaatagtgaaaaaaaatgcactcctcttggcttgtccactTCCACCGCCTGGGACTCCTTCATGTTCGAGTTCCAGAGAGGGCCGAGAGGGATCATCTCGCTTTGCTGGTAGTTCTGAAG gtgtacGTTACTTTCAGAACTTCGTACCGAAAAGGAATCCTAATTCCGCCTTGCCAAACACTCAATTCATCGAATTCAAAACGTCATCGCCAGAATCATAA